Proteins found in one Triticum aestivum cultivar Chinese Spring chromosome 4D, IWGSC CS RefSeq v2.1, whole genome shotgun sequence genomic segment:
- the LOC123097932 gene encoding tropinone reductase homolog At5g06060, whose translation MPRAATWHIAQPNNATPRLNCASRCHARRDQSCGTNDAVSARLYEEEMAAADDIGASAGRWSLHGRRALVTGGTRGIGRAVVEELAALGAAVHTCSRKEAELGERLKEWEAKGFRVTGSVCDVSVRDQRELLLQDVAGRFAGKLDILINNVGTNHRKPTTEYSADEYSFIMATNLESAYHLCQLAHPLLKASGVASIVFISSVSGVVAISSGSIYGMTKGAMNQLAKNLACEWAKDNIRINSVAPWYIKTSLVEEDLAKEDFVDSIARRTPMRRVGEPEEVSSLVAFLCMPGSSYITGQTISVDGGMTINGMYPTEN comes from the exons ATGCCAAGAGCCGCGACGTGGCACATAGCGCAACCCAATAATGCTACACCACGGTTAAACTGTGCATCCCGGTGTCATGCTCGCAGAGATCAGTCCTGCGGTACGAACGACGCTGTTTCAGCTCGGCTctacgaggaggagatggccgcGGCAGACGACATCGGCGCCAGTGCGGGGAGGTGGTCCCTCCACGGCAGGAGGGCGCTCGTCACCGGCGGCACCCGCGGCATCGG GCGCGCGGTGGTGGAGGAGCTGGCGGCGCTCGGGGCCGCCGTGCACACGTGCTCCCGGAAGGAAGCCGAGCTCGGCGAGCGCTTGAAGGAGTGGGAGGCCAAGGGATTCCGCGTCACGGGCTCCGTCTGCGACGTCTCCGTGCGCGACCAGCGCGAGCTCCTGCTCCAAGACGTCGCCGGCCGCTTCGCCGGCAAGCTGGACATCCTC ATAAACAACGTGGGCACAAACCATAGAAAACCAACCACTGAATACTCGGCAGATGAATATTCGTTCATAATGGCCACCAATCTTGAATCTGCATATCATCTATGCCAACTTGCACACCCTCTTCTCAAAGCATCCGGGGTGGCCAGCATTGTCTTCATATCATCAGTCTCTGGAGTGGTAGCCATATCTAGTGGCTCCATTTATGGCATGACAAAAG GTGCGATGAATCAGTTGGCCAAGAACCTAGCGTGTGAGTGGGCGAAAGACAACATAAGAATCAATTCTGTTGCTCCATGGTACATCAAGACTTCACTTGTGGAAGAG GATTTGGCGAAAGAGGATTTCGTGGATAGCATCGCCCGTCGAACTCCCATGAGGCGTGTGGGAGAACCTGAAGAAGTATCATCGCTGGTGGCGTTTCTCTGTATGCCCGGTTCATCTTATATCACTGGCCAGACGATCTCGGTTGATGGCGGCATGACTATAAATGGCATGTACCCGACTGAGAACTAG